A window of Ignavibacterium sp. contains these coding sequences:
- a CDS encoding phage Gp37/Gp68 family protein codes for MKTTKIEWTEKVWNPSIGCDKVSAGCKFCYAEVFAKRLKAMGIEDYRDGFTFKILPHRLEEPLRIKKPTKFFVNSMSDLFHEEMPFEYLDMIFDVMRKTPQHIYQILTKRDKIMLEYFSDKKAPSNVWLGVSVENSTFKERIDTLRKINARVRFISFEPLIGAVGNLDLTGIHWAIVGGESGTRARPIKKEWVEEIFNQCKEQGVAFFFKQWGTWGADEVKRNKKVNGRKFKGRVWNEFPSINFPFNKFFTSS; via the coding sequence ATGAAAACCACTAAAATCGAATGGACAGAAAAAGTTTGGAATCCATCAATTGGATGCGATAAGGTTTCAGCCGGTTGTAAGTTTTGCTATGCAGAAGTGTTTGCAAAAAGACTTAAAGCAATGGGGATTGAAGATTACAGAGATGGCTTTACCTTTAAGATTTTACCTCACCGGCTTGAGGAACCATTAAGAATTAAAAAGCCGACAAAGTTTTTTGTTAACTCAATGAGCGATCTATTCCATGAAGAAATGCCGTTTGAATATCTCGATATGATATTTGATGTAATGAGAAAAACTCCTCAGCATATCTACCAAATTCTCACTAAACGTGATAAAATTATGCTTGAATATTTTTCAGATAAGAAAGCGCCATCAAATGTCTGGCTTGGTGTAAGCGTAGAAAATTCAACATTCAAAGAAAGAATAGATACACTCAGAAAAATAAATGCTCGAGTAAGATTTATTTCTTTTGAGCCACTTATTGGTGCAGTTGGTAATTTGGATTTAACAGGTATTCATTGGGCAATAGTTGGAGGAGAATCTGGAACAAGAGCAAGGCCAATAAAAAAAGAATGGGTTGAAGAAATTTTTAATCAATGTAAAGAGCAGGGAGTTGCATTTTTCTTTAAGCAATGGGGAACCTGGGGAGCAGACGAGGTAAAGAGAAATAAAAAAGTGAATGGAAGAAAATTTAAAGGTAGAGTTTGGAATGAATTTCCATCAATTAATTTCCCTTTTAATAAATTTTTTACATCAAGCTAA
- a CDS encoding DUF4411 family protein, whose translation MSVFILDTNCFIQSHRITYPLDVATTFWQKIKKLCLENKIISIDKVREEIFKNDDELKKWIVQNIPEEFFKSTETPQIISEYQKVVQWANSKSKHYVQKAIDDFLRYENADSWIVAYAISFNDNCQIVTQEKSEPNRKNKIKIPEVCDAFSIQYKNIIEMFRLLGETF comes from the coding sequence ATGTCAGTTTTTATATTAGACACAAATTGTTTTATTCAATCCCACAGAATCACATATCCTTTAGATGTAGCTACTACTTTCTGGCAAAAAATAAAAAAATTGTGTCTCGAGAATAAAATAATCAGCATAGATAAAGTAAGAGAAGAGATTTTTAAGAATGATGATGAACTTAAAAAATGGATTGTACAAAATATACCAGAGGAATTTTTCAAGTCAACTGAAACACCGCAAATAATATCTGAATATCAAAAAGTTGTTCAATGGGCTAATTCTAAATCAAAACATTATGTTCAAAAAGCAATAGATGATTTTTTAAGATATGAAAATGCTGACAGCTGGATAGTTGCTTATGCAATTTCTTTTAATGACAATTGTCAGATAGTTACACAAGAAAAAAGTGAACCTAATAGAAAAAATAAAATTAAAATCCCGGAAGTCTGCGATGCATTTAGTATTCAATACAAGAACATCATTGAAATGTTCAGATTATTAGGTGAAACTTTTTAA
- a CDS encoding ImmA/IrrE family metallo-endopeptidase yields MKPEIKINNDILLWAIERSGLSVDEVSKKIPPFISWLEGKKSPTFKQLQIFAQKVYLPFGYLFLEKPPEEKLPIPFFRTNRANKEKIPINVFDAILIVQQRQEWLSNYLKENDYDRINFVGKFRNKRFQIDEVVADIRNTLNIKESWAKELSTWEEAINYLTDKIEEAGIIINSSGIVGNNTRRKIKVDDCRGFVLIDEYAPFLFVNSADSKSAQIFTLAHELAHIWLGESAGFDFRHLLPADNPTEILCDKIAAEFLVPQKELTEILTDVLDIENIARRFKVSQIVIARRLLDLGKITRNEFFEFYDEYISRDIQKKGEKEGGGDFYKTQRKRLSTRFLSYVNQAVLTNKLLLREAYQLTGLKGDTYNKFMKEHLY; encoded by the coding sequence ATGAAACCAGAGATAAAAATAAATAACGACATACTTTTATGGGCTATTGAAAGATCCGGTTTAAGTGTTGATGAGGTTAGTAAAAAAATTCCTCCTTTTATTTCCTGGCTTGAAGGTAAAAAAAGTCCAACATTTAAACAGCTACAAATTTTTGCACAAAAAGTTTATTTACCATTCGGATATTTGTTTTTAGAAAAACCACCGGAAGAAAAACTGCCTATTCCGTTTTTTAGAACAAACAGAGCAAATAAGGAAAAAATCCCAATCAATGTTTTTGATGCGATATTAATTGTACAGCAAAGGCAAGAATGGTTATCTAATTATCTAAAAGAAAATGATTATGACAGAATAAACTTTGTTGGGAAATTCAGAAATAAAAGATTTCAGATTGACGAAGTTGTTGCAGATATAAGAAACACACTAAATATTAAAGAAAGCTGGGCAAAAGAATTATCTACCTGGGAAGAAGCAATAAATTATTTGACTGATAAAATTGAAGAAGCTGGGATAATAATAAATTCTAGTGGTATAGTTGGTAATAATACACGAAGAAAAATAAAAGTAGATGATTGTCGTGGTTTTGTTTTAATTGATGAGTATGCACCATTTTTATTTGTTAATTCTGCTGATAGCAAATCTGCACAAATATTTACACTTGCACACGAGCTGGCTCATATCTGGCTTGGTGAAAGCGCAGGTTTTGATTTTAGACATCTTCTTCCGGCTGATAATCCAACAGAAATTTTATGCGATAAAATAGCAGCTGAATTTTTAGTCCCCCAAAAAGAGCTGACTGAAATTTTAACAGATGTACTTGATATTGAAAATATTGCCAGAAGATTTAAAGTTAGCCAAATAGTTATTGCACGTAGGTTGCTAGATCTTGGAAAGATAACTCGAAACGAATTCTTTGAATTTTATGATGAATACATAAGTCGCGATATTCAAAAGAAAGGGGAAAAAGAAGGCGGTGGTGATTTCTATAAAACTCAACGTAAACGACTGAGTACTCGGTTCCTGAGTTATGTAAATCAAGCCGTACTAACAAACAAATTATTACTGCGAGAAGCATATCAGTTAACAGGTTTAAAAGGTGATACCTACAATAAATTTATGAAGGAGCACCTTTACTAA
- a CDS encoding UvrD-helicase domain-containing protein: MNITDDDIKRVEKIFFPNGGSFKDAKNERYNFIKCIDKSIHLQACPGSGKTTALLAKIYLLSEKMPFENNKGICVLTHTNIAIDIIKKQLGNKADKLFTHPNFFGTIQSFVDRFLAIPAYLSFFHYKPYYIDTNLQRRRMETTYNLPNIDQNIFNKLRSYHYAYDLFGNYTIHQNTIINSVTRKEITFKKPNSLNDWSNKEKEQIKQAAIKLKLKIWKEDKILSFEDAYNFANCYLCKYPILKNYFSSRFKYVFIDEAQDTSEIQKKIIGKCFNENVVIQWIGDVNQSIMNYNEEQSCWNPEDNRYDVLCLTDSKRVSQPIADVIKNVAVKPYNTLIGNNNVCLKPVIILFDDNTKDKVIEEFAKLVINLTAKFNNEQKSLYEISQLTGNPIKAVGWVGKPKNNGLSIQSYFPDFYKKSSTRKKVYFPNFYNMLHLSKNESLKTFTERFYNCVVEALYLSDVKDKNNKRYSRTSFIDYIKAIDEKILIKFQFKVYQCYRILQKFKLSDEFFNKISSMLVNCIINTLKLNLNDYGKSYLGKAELKDFSKDQVDSNNTFRTQVDGKSISIDIDTVHGVKGETHTATLYLDTKYRDNSIKYFIDELIGNPIQNNSKIKPYGLKIAHVAFSRPTHLLCIAIEKKTASSKEFDANTFEKIDLTENNSNT; the protein is encoded by the coding sequence ATGAACATAACAGATGATGATATAAAAAGAGTTGAAAAAATATTTTTCCCTAATGGGGGTTCATTCAAAGACGCTAAAAATGAACGTTATAATTTTATAAAATGTATAGATAAAAGTATTCATTTACAGGCTTGTCCAGGTAGCGGTAAAACAACTGCACTCCTTGCTAAAATATACTTGCTTTCTGAAAAAATGCCTTTTGAAAACAATAAAGGTATCTGCGTTTTAACTCACACCAATATTGCTATAGATATAATTAAAAAACAACTGGGTAATAAAGCTGATAAACTTTTTACACATCCTAACTTTTTTGGAACTATTCAATCATTTGTAGATAGATTTTTGGCAATTCCTGCTTATCTATCATTCTTTCACTATAAACCATATTATATTGACACAAATCTTCAAAGAAGAAGAATGGAAACTACATATAATTTGCCTAATATTGATCAAAATATATTTAATAAACTTCGTTCTTATCATTATGCTTATGATTTATTTGGGAATTACACAATTCATCAAAATACTATAATCAATTCTGTTACAAGAAAAGAAATAACATTTAAAAAACCAAATAGCCTAAATGATTGGTCTAATAAAGAGAAAGAGCAAATAAAACAAGCTGCCATAAAATTAAAGTTAAAAATATGGAAGGAAGATAAAATACTATCTTTCGAAGATGCTTATAATTTTGCTAATTGTTATTTATGCAAATACCCAATTTTAAAAAATTACTTCTCGTCAAGATTTAAATATGTTTTCATTGATGAAGCGCAAGATACTTCTGAAATTCAAAAAAAAATTATCGGAAAATGTTTTAATGAAAATGTCGTTATTCAATGGATTGGAGATGTTAATCAATCTATAATGAATTATAATGAGGAGCAAAGCTGCTGGAACCCAGAAGATAATAGATATGATGTCTTGTGTTTAACTGACTCAAAAAGAGTTTCCCAACCCATTGCAGATGTAATCAAAAATGTTGCAGTGAAACCATACAATACTTTAATTGGCAATAATAATGTTTGTTTAAAGCCAGTAATAATATTATTTGATGATAATACTAAAGATAAAGTTATAGAAGAATTCGCCAAACTTGTTATTAACTTGACTGCAAAGTTTAATAACGAACAAAAATCTCTATATGAAATTTCACAACTAACAGGAAATCCAATTAAAGCAGTAGGATGGGTGGGTAAGCCAAAGAATAATGGTTTATCTATTCAATCCTATTTTCCAGATTTTTATAAAAAAAGTAGTACAAGAAAGAAAGTATATTTTCCTAATTTTTATAATATGTTGCATTTATCAAAAAATGAAAGTTTAAAAACTTTTACAGAGAGATTTTATAACTGTGTTGTGGAAGCATTATATCTTTCTGATGTAAAAGATAAAAACAATAAAAGATATTCAAGAACATCATTTATTGATTATATAAAAGCAATCGACGAAAAAATCTTAATAAAATTTCAATTTAAGGTTTACCAGTGTTATAGAATATTGCAAAAGTTTAAATTATCAGATGAATTTTTTAATAAAATTTCTTCAATGTTAGTTAATTGTATTATTAATACTTTAAAACTTAACTTAAATGATTATGGTAAAAGTTACTTGGGAAAAGCTGAGTTAAAAGATTTTTCAAAAGATCAAGTTGATAGTAATAATACTTTTAGGACTCAGGTGGATGGAAAATCAATCAGTATTGATATAGACACTGTTCATGGCGTAAAAGGAGAAACACATACTGCAACATTATATTTAGATACAAAATATCGTGATAATAGCATTAAATATTTTATTGATGAACTTATTGGTAATCCAATTCAGAACAACTCGAAAATAAAACCATATGGTTTAAAAATTGCGCATGTAGCTTTTTCAAGACCAACTCATTTATTATGTATTGCTATTGAAAAAAAAACAGCTTCAAGTAAAGAGTTTGATGCTAATACCTTTGAAAAAATTGATTTAACAGAAAATAACTCAAATACATAA
- a CDS encoding AAA family ATPase, whose product MYIKNLKIWNFRCFAQGQNDEPGLSIDFNPRLNLLIGANDSGKTAIIDAIRYCLGTQTYDPIRIDEEDFYQSNTKERAKEFKIEITFAGFTDTEAGQFLEWLHFNDKNEAELTIRLTAKNRDNRIITNLRAGIDEEGQYLEGNVRDLIRVTYLKPLRDAEVELSPGYRSRLYQILKSHDIFIKKENQKHALEKYFEYANKLVLDFFEKDSLEKDGNLKIEGGEKGGKIIKEIFNSQTKDFLDINDKREPQIKITPAELQSILRKLELALEENKAGLGTLNLLYMAAELIHLNRENHNGLRLALIEELEAHLHPQAQLRVLKSSLNRESKGVQNILTTHSVILGSSIPLEYIKLCYNGAVFSLDKNSTALNESDYQFLERFLDATKANLFFAKRVIIVEGDAENLIIPTVAEIIGRPLHKYGVSIVNVGSKALLRYANIFKQKNGSSLPIKVAVVTDLDLKIDEDGKINDGQNADEEKQKIEKKFNSPDYNIKVFTSPYKTLEFDIALGNLFEYMHKAIQIATKCNRDKWIEENELQNIFNNSNDPILTEQNIIKRACKIYEPLEKRQASKSITAQWFAKLLIDNKNNIINLIKKDCQENTGINYIIDAIKHVTE is encoded by the coding sequence ATGTATATTAAGAATTTGAAAATCTGGAATTTTCGCTGCTTTGCTCAAGGACAAAATGACGAGCCTGGTTTATCTATCGACTTTAATCCAAGATTAAATCTATTGATTGGCGCTAATGACTCTGGTAAAACAGCCATTATTGATGCCATTAGATATTGTTTAGGTACTCAAACTTATGACCCAATCAGAATTGATGAAGAGGATTTTTATCAATCCAATACTAAAGAAAGAGCTAAGGAATTTAAAATTGAAATTACTTTTGCAGGATTTACAGATACAGAAGCAGGTCAGTTTTTAGAATGGCTCCATTTTAATGATAAAAATGAAGCAGAATTAACTATAAGATTAACAGCAAAGAATAGAGATAACCGAATTATTACGAACTTAAGGGCGGGCATTGATGAAGAAGGGCAATATTTAGAGGGAAATGTAAGAGACCTAATAAGAGTAACTTATCTTAAGCCCTTGCGCGATGCGGAGGTGGAACTTTCGCCAGGTTATCGATCACGATTGTACCAAATATTAAAAAGTCACGATATATTCATAAAAAAAGAAAACCAAAAACATGCTTTAGAGAAATATTTTGAATATGCTAATAAACTTGTATTAGATTTTTTTGAAAAAGATAGCCTAGAAAAAGATGGAAATCTTAAAATAGAAGGCGGCGAAAAAGGTGGAAAAATTATTAAAGAAATTTTCAATTCTCAAACTAAGGATTTTTTAGATATTAATGACAAGAGAGAACCTCAAATAAAAATTACCCCTGCTGAACTACAATCCATTTTACGCAAGCTTGAACTAGCATTAGAAGAAAATAAAGCAGGACTAGGAACTTTGAATTTGCTTTATATGGCCGCAGAATTAATACATCTCAATAGAGAAAATCATAATGGCTTACGACTTGCATTAATAGAAGAACTCGAGGCACATTTACATCCACAAGCCCAGTTAAGAGTTCTTAAATCTTCATTGAACAGAGAAAGCAAAGGAGTTCAGAATATTTTAACTACACATAGTGTGATATTAGGCTCAAGTATTCCACTTGAATATATAAAGCTTTGTTATAACGGGGCCGTGTTTTCATTGGATAAAAACTCAACGGCATTAAATGAAAGTGATTATCAGTTTTTAGAGCGCTTTTTGGACGCCACAAAAGCCAATCTATTTTTCGCGAAAAGAGTTATCATTGTTGAGGGTGATGCTGAAAATTTAATCATTCCTACAGTAGCAGAAATTATCGGACGTCCGTTGCATAAGTATGGTGTTTCAATAGTAAATGTCGGAAGCAAGGCACTACTTAGATATGCAAATATTTTTAAGCAAAAAAACGGCTCTTCTTTACCTATTAAAGTAGCTGTAGTTACTGACTTAGATCTGAAAATTGATGAAGATGGAAAAATAAATGATGGACAGAATGCAGATGAAGAAAAACAAAAGATTGAAAAAAAATTTAATTCACCAGATTATAATATAAAAGTATTTACATCTCCATACAAAACTCTGGAATTTGATATTGCTCTGGGCAATCTTTTCGAATATATGCACAAAGCTATACAGATAGCAACTAAATGTAATAGGGATAAGTGGATTGAAGAAAATGAATTACAAAATATTTTTAATAATTCAAATGACCCAATTTTAACTGAGCAAAATATAATAAAGCGCGCTTGTAAAATTTACGAACCACTTGAAAAAAGACAAGCATCAAAATCAATAACAGCACAATGGTTTGCTAAGTTATTAATAGATAATAAAAATAATATTATAAATCTTATCAAAAAAGATTGTCAGGAAAATACTGGCATAAATTATATCATTGATGCCATTAAGCATGTAACAGAATAA
- a CDS encoding 3'-5' exonuclease, producing the protein MKNLQPRVPSFTAIDFETANYYRDSACAIGLVRVEDSKIVSKDFFLIRPPSSWFVFTDLHGISWEDVKDAPTFEELWPIIKKYFRGVGFIAAHNASFDKSVLLKCCERYGINPPRKPFHCTMQISRNFWGFEYYGLEDVCDYFGIPLNHHEALSDALACAKIMIKTLKRGYLIQRK; encoded by the coding sequence ATGAAGAATTTACAACCAAGAGTCCCTTCTTTTACCGCTATAGACTTTGAAACTGCTAATTATTATCGTGATAGTGCCTGCGCAATCGGATTAGTTAGAGTTGAAGATAGTAAAATAGTATCGAAAGATTTTTTCTTAATAAGACCACCAAGTAGTTGGTTTGTTTTTACAGATTTACATGGAATAAGCTGGGAAGATGTAAAAGATGCTCCTACATTCGAAGAATTATGGCCAATAATTAAAAAATATTTCAGAGGGGTAGGTTTTATAGCTGCACATAATGCTTCATTTGATAAAAGCGTTTTATTAAAATGTTGTGAAAGATATGGAATTAATCCTCCACGAAAACCATTCCATTGTACAATGCAAATATCGAGAAATTTCTGGGGGTTTGAATATTATGGTTTGGAAGATGTTTGCGATTACTTTGGTATTCCCTTAAATCATCACGAAGCACTTTCCGATGCACTTGCTTGTGCAAAAATTATGATAAAAACACTAAAAAGAGGATATTTAATTCAAAGAAAATAA